The following proteins come from a genomic window of Lachnoclostridium phytofermentans ISDg:
- a CDS encoding MFS transporter produces the protein MVINLNTKKSTLWTPNFTIITLGTIISAIGGVAVNFSFSFVVLDNTQSTLLAGIFLAISMIPGTLLPILISPYLDHFKRKPIIVGIDAFNGILYLAFGVYLMVNKYNFLSFTLFSLVTGSTGTIYQLAYTSFYPNLIPEGYAQKGYTVSSMIYPTVMIVMNPVASLLYKNFGMGWVCMIEGVLLLCASLMETQIKVKEMVSHKGHFSLKEYCKDLSEGIRYLKKEKGLQRIYSYMPITQGISQGSGNLIKAYFMTTPGLGITLYSIFTIAEFIGRTIGGIIHYRVEIKAQKRFRFAFLVYQMYSFMDMILLWIGYPFMLLNRSICGFLGINSATLRESSVQNYIPDDKRAKLNAVFQATFSLSGMLFSVIIGGLGEIVSYRMAIVIMSLINMSLCYFIMYRGREKVKEIYNHIY, from the coding sequence ATGGTTATTAATTTGAATACTAAAAAATCTACCTTATGGACTCCTAATTTTACAATTATTACATTAGGAACCATCATCAGTGCAATTGGAGGAGTGGCAGTTAATTTTTCCTTTTCCTTTGTCGTTTTAGACAATACTCAAAGTACATTATTAGCAGGAATATTTCTTGCAATATCAATGATACCAGGTACTCTTCTCCCGATTTTAATATCTCCTTATCTAGACCATTTTAAAAGAAAACCAATTATTGTTGGAATTGATGCATTTAATGGAATTTTATATTTGGCTTTTGGCGTTTATTTGATGGTTAATAAATATAATTTTCTTAGCTTTACGTTATTTTCTTTAGTGACAGGGTCTACTGGAACAATTTATCAATTGGCTTATACAAGCTTCTATCCAAACCTAATTCCTGAAGGGTATGCACAGAAGGGATATACAGTTTCCAGTATGATTTATCCTACTGTTATGATAGTTATGAATCCAGTTGCAAGTTTACTATACAAAAATTTTGGTATGGGTTGGGTTTGCATGATAGAAGGTGTTTTATTATTATGTGCTTCCCTAATGGAGACTCAGATAAAAGTAAAAGAAATGGTTTCTCATAAAGGTCATTTTTCTTTAAAAGAATACTGTAAGGATTTATCGGAGGGAATCCGTTATCTAAAAAAAGAAAAGGGTTTACAAAGAATTTATTCGTATATGCCAATTACTCAAGGAATCAGTCAAGGTAGCGGTAACTTGATTAAGGCATATTTTATGACGACGCCAGGTCTTGGGATAACTCTGTATTCCATTTTTACGATTGCAGAATTTATTGGAAGAACGATAGGAGGCATTATTCACTATCGAGTAGAGATCAAAGCGCAGAAGAGGTTTCGCTTTGCATTTCTTGTCTATCAGATGTATAGCTTTATGGATATGATTTTATTATGGATTGGTTATCCATTTATGCTATTGAATCGTTCGATCTGCGGATTTCTTGGAATTAATAGTGCTACATTACGTGAAAGCAGTGTTCAAAATTACATACCAGATGATAAGAGAGCGAAACTTAATGCAGTATTTCAAGCTACATTCTCACTTTCAGGAATGCTTTTTAGTGTTATTATCGGTGGATTAGGAGAGATTGTGAGCTACCGAATGGCGATTGTTATTATGTCGCTCATCAATATGTCGCTATGTTATTTCATTATGTATCGTGGTAGAGAAAAGGTAAAAGAAATATATAATCATATTTATTAA
- a CDS encoding oleate hydratase, whose product MKRKKCSCTEIAAFLTITTVTALCTKKCFNKNRKNTMKRYFDLKDTLDTDRDVYFVGGGLGSLAAAAYLIRDCRMSGNRIHVIEALPILGGSNDGAGDDHSGFICRGGRMLNEETYENFWELFQSIPSIEMPGRSVTEEILNFDHLHPTHAQARLINKDGKILDVHSMGFNTKDRLLLGKLMLMPEAKLDDMTIEEWFKNSKHFFTTNFWYMWQTTFAFQRWSSLLEFKRYMERMIFEFSRIETLEGVTRTRFNQYESVILPLKTYLEKHGVDFSMNAAVEDIDFAEGEKITATKIHTRRDGIKEAITLKSTDLCIMTNGCMSDNSTNGGLHTPAKVDFSAALSGKLWARVASKKPGLGNPEPFFDHPYETNWESFTVTLKGNILLRKIEQFSGNIPGSGALMTLKDSSWLMSIVVAAQPHFKNQPMDTTIFWGYGLYTDHIGDYVKKPMRECTGEEILIELLHHLHFEKDEQRILKDVINVIPSMMPYIDAQFQPRKMKDRPYVVPKNSTNFAMISQFVEIPEDMVFTEEYSVRAARIAVYTLMKYKEKKICPVTPYKKQPKVLLKAIKTAYR is encoded by the coding sequence ATGAAAAGAAAGAAATGTTCTTGTACAGAAATTGCAGCATTTTTAACGATTACAACAGTGACTGCTCTTTGTACAAAAAAATGTTTTAATAAAAATCGAAAAAACACTATGAAACGGTATTTTGATCTTAAAGATACGTTAGATACGGATCGAGATGTTTATTTTGTTGGAGGCGGTTTGGGGTCTTTAGCAGCTGCAGCGTATCTGATTAGAGATTGTAGGATGAGTGGCAATCGTATTCATGTTATAGAAGCCCTTCCTATACTTGGAGGAAGTAATGACGGAGCAGGAGATGACCATTCCGGCTTTATTTGTCGAGGTGGTCGTATGTTAAATGAAGAAACTTACGAGAACTTCTGGGAGCTATTTCAAAGTATACCGTCGATTGAAATGCCAGGAAGAAGTGTAACAGAAGAGATATTAAATTTCGATCATTTACACCCAACCCATGCTCAGGCAAGATTAATTAATAAAGATGGAAAAATTTTAGATGTTCATAGTATGGGATTTAATACAAAAGATCGACTCCTATTAGGAAAACTAATGCTTATGCCAGAAGCAAAGCTTGATGATATGACGATTGAAGAATGGTTTAAGAACAGCAAGCACTTTTTTACTACAAATTTCTGGTACATGTGGCAAACAACATTTGCATTTCAAAGGTGGTCAAGCTTGTTAGAATTCAAGCGATATATGGAACGAATGATTTTTGAATTCTCTAGAATTGAAACGTTAGAAGGTGTTACAAGAACTAGGTTTAATCAATATGAATCTGTCATTTTACCACTAAAGACCTATCTAGAAAAACATGGTGTAGATTTTAGTATGAATGCGGCTGTTGAGGATATTGATTTTGCAGAAGGAGAAAAGATAACAGCAACTAAAATTCATACTCGTAGAGATGGAATAAAGGAAGCGATTACTTTAAAATCGACAGACCTCTGTATTATGACCAATGGTTGCATGTCAGATAATTCAACTAATGGTGGGCTTCATACACCAGCAAAGGTAGATTTTTCTGCTGCACTATCTGGGAAACTTTGGGCTCGTGTCGCTAGTAAAAAGCCTGGACTTGGTAATCCAGAACCTTTCTTTGACCATCCATATGAGACAAATTGGGAGAGCTTTACGGTAACATTAAAAGGAAATATCCTTTTAAGAAAAATAGAGCAGTTCTCCGGAAATATACCTGGTAGTGGTGCTCTTATGACGCTTAAAGATTCCAGTTGGTTAATGAGTATCGTAGTTGCTGCACAGCCACATTTTAAAAACCAACCAATGGATACTACAATCTTTTGGGGCTATGGCTTGTATACTGACCACATTGGCGATTATGTAAAGAAGCCTATGAGAGAATGTACTGGAGAAGAAATCTTAATCGAGTTGCTGCATCATCTTCATTTTGAAAAGGATGAACAACGTATTCTTAAGGATGTTATTAATGTGATACCTAGCATGATGCCATATATAGATGCTCAGTTCCAACCAAGAAAAATGAAGGACAGACCTTATGTAGTACCAAAGAACTCCACTAACTTCGCTATGATAAGCCAGTTTGTTGAGATTCCAGAGGACATGGTCTTTACGGAAGAGTATTCTGTTCGTGCAGCACGCATTGCAGTCTATACCTTAATGAAATACAAAGAAAAGAAAATTTGTCCAGTTACACCATATAAAAAACAACCTAAGGTATTGTTAAAAGCGATAAAAACTGCATATCGTTAG